In the genome of Rhodoferax sp. BAB1, one region contains:
- a CDS encoding MFS transporter, whose translation MSELSIARHEVQDYLHGIRHNLAQFVHQLLQVLLVGLTIGMMRTVVPALASAEFGVPKGSFMLLISFVVAFGFVKGTLNFVAGRLSENIGRKRVLLIGWLSALPIPFMILWAPSWGWIVAATVLLGMNQGFAWSMTQTSKLDITRPDQRGLTIGLNEFAGYVGVAIAGIVTAYMATAFGPRQGLLIFGLVVIVAALLLTQFFVKETLPWAKAEGARHAAGQATGQATGPVPRYPAHVPGKPTTWDMFALMSWRDRRLAALCQAGLVEKFVDALIWVFYPVFLYQQGLSLPQVGWVIGVYGFVWGGSQLFTGKLSDRIGRHLPNVAGMWICGAGVAMMLLGSGVAWWSLSAAVSGLGMALLYPNLSAAVADISHPNWRGSAIGIYRFWRDLGYGIGALGLGAVAHFTGHMEGAFWFVALSMLASGALLWWWGEETHPRLNPA comes from the coding sequence ATGAGTGAACTCAGCATCGCCCGCCACGAGGTGCAGGACTATCTGCACGGCATCCGCCACAACCTGGCGCAATTCGTCCACCAACTGCTGCAGGTGCTGCTGGTCGGCCTGACCATCGGCATGATGCGTACCGTGGTGCCGGCGCTGGCCAGCGCCGAGTTCGGTGTGCCCAAGGGCTCCTTCATGCTGCTGATCTCCTTTGTCGTGGCCTTCGGCTTCGTCAAGGGCACGCTCAACTTCGTGGCCGGCCGCCTGTCGGAAAACATCGGGCGCAAGCGCGTGCTGCTGATCGGCTGGCTCAGCGCGCTGCCCATCCCCTTCATGATCCTGTGGGCGCCGAGCTGGGGCTGGATCGTGGCAGCCACCGTGCTGCTGGGCATGAACCAGGGTTTTGCCTGGTCCATGACGCAGACCTCCAAGCTCGACATCACGCGGCCCGACCAGCGCGGCCTGACCATCGGCCTCAACGAGTTCGCCGGTTACGTGGGCGTGGCCATTGCCGGCATCGTCACCGCCTACATGGCCACGGCTTTCGGCCCGCGCCAGGGCCTGCTGATCTTCGGTCTGGTGGTGATCGTCGCGGCGCTGCTGCTGACGCAGTTCTTCGTCAAGGAAACGCTGCCCTGGGCCAAGGCCGAGGGCGCGCGCCATGCCGCCGGCCAGGCCACCGGCCAGGCCACCGGCCCGGTGCCGCGTTATCCCGCGCACGTGCCGGGCAAGCCGACGACCTGGGACATGTTCGCGCTGATGAGCTGGCGCGACCGTCGCCTGGCCGCGCTGTGCCAGGCCGGCCTGGTGGAGAAATTCGTCGACGCGCTGATCTGGGTGTTCTACCCGGTGTTCCTTTACCAGCAGGGCCTGAGCCTGCCGCAGGTGGGCTGGGTCATCGGCGTCTACGGTTTTGTGTGGGGCGGCTCGCAGCTCTTCACCGGCAAGCTGTCGGACCGCATCGGCCGCCATCTCCCCAACGTGGCCGGCATGTGGATATGCGGCGCCGGCGTGGCCATGATGCTGCTGGGCTCGGGCGTGGCCTGGTGGTCGCTGTCGGCGGCGGTGTCGGGTTTGGGTATGGCGCTGCTGTACCCCAACCTCTCCGCGGCCGTGGCCGACATCTCGCACCCCAACTGGCGCGGCTCGGCCATCGGCATCTACCGCTTCTGGCGCGACCTGGGCTATGGCATCGGCGCGCTGGGCCTGGGCGCGGTGGCGCATTTCACCGGCCACATGGAGGGCGCCTTCTGGTTCGTCGCCTTGTCCATGCTCGCATCCGGTGCGCTGCTCTGGTGGTGGGGCGAAGAAACCCATCCGCGGCTCAACCCCGCCTGA
- a CDS encoding lipid-transfer protein gives MSSHVLVAGVGMIPFTKPGANRPYPEMAAEAVRAALADAGLDYAQLQQAYVGYVYGDSTAGQRALYEVGMSGIPIVNVNNNCSTGSTALYLARQAVASGAADCVLALGFEHMSPGALGAVFNDRPTPFDRFDEATQDLVGHAEIPLALRYFGGAGLAHMQQYGTRLETFAAIRAKASRHAAHNPLALFRKEVTTEDVMASPVLWDGVMTRLMACPPTCGAAAAVVCSDAFAQKHGLDRSVRIRAQAMTTDTTATFGARDMREVVGFSMAKEAARQVYEQAGVGPQDVDVVELHDCFAQNELISYEALGLCPEGGAEKFVMDGDNSYGGKFVTNPSGGLLSKGHPLGATGLAQCTELVQQLRGQAGARQVQDARLALQHNLGLGGACVVTLYERA, from the coding sequence ATGTCCAGCCACGTCCTGGTTGCCGGTGTCGGCATGATCCCCTTCACCAAACCCGGGGCCAACCGCCCCTACCCCGAGATGGCCGCCGAGGCCGTGCGTGCCGCCCTGGCCGACGCCGGCCTGGACTACGCGCAACTGCAGCAGGCCTATGTGGGCTACGTCTACGGCGACTCCACCGCCGGCCAGCGCGCGCTGTACGAAGTGGGCATGAGCGGCATCCCCATCGTCAACGTCAACAACAACTGCTCCACCGGCTCCACCGCCCTCTACCTGGCCCGCCAGGCCGTGGCCAGCGGCGCGGCGGACTGCGTGCTGGCCCTGGGCTTCGAGCACATGAGCCCGGGCGCACTGGGCGCCGTGTTCAACGACCGCCCTACCCCCTTCGACCGTTTCGACGAAGCGACCCAGGACCTGGTGGGCCATGCCGAGATCCCGCTGGCCCTGCGCTACTTCGGCGGTGCCGGCCTGGCCCACATGCAGCAGTACGGCACCCGGCTGGAAACCTTTGCCGCCATCCGCGCCAAGGCCAGCCGCCACGCCGCGCACAACCCGCTGGCCCTGTTCCGCAAGGAAGTCACAACCGAAGACGTGATGGCCTCGCCCGTGCTGTGGGACGGTGTGATGACCCGCCTGATGGCCTGCCCGCCCACCTGCGGCGCGGCCGCTGCCGTGGTCTGCTCGGACGCGTTCGCGCAGAAACACGGCCTGGACCGTTCGGTGCGCATCCGCGCCCAGGCGATGACGACCGACACGACCGCCACCTTCGGGGCGCGCGACATGCGCGAAGTCGTCGGCTTCTCGATGGCCAAGGAAGCCGCACGCCAGGTCTACGAGCAGGCCGGCGTCGGCCCGCAGGACGTGGACGTGGTGGAACTGCACGACTGCTTCGCGCAGAACGAACTCATCAGCTACGAAGCCCTAGGCCTGTGCCCCGAGGGCGGCGCTGAGAAGTTCGTGATGGATGGCGACAACAGCTACGGCGGAAAATTCGTCACCAACCCCTCGGGCGGCCTGCTCAGCAAGGGACACCCGCTGGGCGCCACGGGTCTCGCGCAGTGCACCGAGCTGGTTCAGCAGCTGCGCGGCCAGGCCGGCGCGCGTCAGGTGCAAGACGCCCGGCTGGCCCTGCAGCACAACCTGGGGCTGGGCGGCGCCTGCGTGGTGACGCTGTACGAGCGGGCTTGA
- a CDS encoding sensor histidine kinase gives MWKQCCAALATLLLSAVALAQAAEPVQLDAQRDGFALAGHLEWLEDASARMTPAEVQAAPDWALLPGMPNAGFTRSAIWIRLTVVQPADSENDWRLSIDDTLLNEAQLHTPGSDGRWESQRAGHAVLRTEWPLDSRVPTFRLRLQPGQQTLYLRLQSQHTLSHPIRLHSINGYMRQNGLEALSFGAYFGIFAVVIVLQLAFWLVGREALSSWYLLYTSVLLTVTLLRSGYPQMGLGWSGPSSMQLLMMISILAPMAIVRLSAVWLQLHQHLPRFNVLYQSSTYIMGLLAGAVALARDPALGLQISQAINFLMVLISMGVALWLWRRKLGESGYYLLVFGAIDTGILVRLIRNLGALPVNFFTDYAIYLGTVVHLILMSLYSIRRYNKLRAALEGERRAREEQKDFVSMVSHEFRTPLAIINTSIQQLAANLDAPAEKSLQRAQNIRNAIQRMDLLLDDYLSLDRLDSAQQALQLRTCDFYEVIEDAASDWPLGRVRILLDRLPPHFVCDPDLMRIVLRNLLANAVRHSPASSVIELDVAGQDDGSLRIRVQDQGEGIPAEELPRLFQRYFRGRASQGKPGAGLGLHLVQRIVQLHGGAITVQSTVGQGTSFVITLPAGQLPNG, from the coding sequence ATGTGGAAACAATGCTGCGCTGCGCTGGCCACCCTGCTGCTCTCGGCCGTCGCCCTGGCCCAGGCTGCCGAGCCCGTCCAACTCGACGCGCAGCGCGACGGGTTCGCCCTGGCCGGCCATCTGGAATGGCTGGAGGATGCCAGCGCCCGCATGACACCGGCCGAGGTGCAGGCCGCGCCGGACTGGGCCCTGCTGCCGGGCATGCCCAACGCCGGCTTCACGCGTTCGGCCATCTGGATCCGCCTGACCGTGGTGCAGCCAGCGGACAGTGAAAACGACTGGCGCCTGAGCATCGACGACACCCTGCTCAATGAAGCGCAACTGCACACCCCCGGGTCCGACGGACGCTGGGAAAGCCAGCGCGCGGGGCACGCGGTCCTGCGCACGGAATGGCCGCTGGACAGCCGTGTCCCGACCTTCCGCCTGCGGCTGCAACCCGGCCAGCAGACGCTCTACCTGCGCTTGCAGAGCCAGCACACCCTGTCCCATCCGATCCGGCTGCACTCGATCAACGGCTACATGCGGCAGAACGGCCTCGAGGCCCTGTCTTTCGGTGCCTACTTCGGCATCTTTGCCGTGGTCATCGTGCTGCAGCTGGCTTTCTGGCTGGTGGGCCGCGAAGCGCTCAGCAGCTGGTATCTGCTCTACACCTCGGTCCTGCTCACCGTCACGCTGCTGCGCTCGGGTTATCCCCAGATGGGCCTGGGATGGAGCGGCCCGTCGAGCATGCAGTTGCTGATGATGATTTCGATCCTGGCCCCCATGGCCATCGTCCGCCTGAGCGCGGTCTGGCTGCAACTGCACCAGCACCTGCCACGCTTCAACGTGCTCTACCAGAGCAGCACCTACATCATGGGCCTGCTGGCTGGCGCGGTGGCCCTGGCACGCGACCCGGCGCTCGGCCTGCAGATCAGCCAGGCCATCAACTTCCTGATGGTGCTGATCTCCATGGGGGTCGCCCTGTGGCTTTGGCGCCGCAAGCTGGGCGAGTCCGGCTACTACCTGCTGGTGTTCGGTGCCATCGACACGGGCATCCTGGTCCGCCTGATACGCAACCTGGGCGCTCTGCCGGTGAATTTCTTCACCGATTACGCCATCTATCTGGGCACCGTCGTGCACCTGATCTTGATGAGCCTGTATTCCATCCGCCGCTACAACAAGCTGCGCGCCGCGCTGGAAGGCGAACGCCGCGCGCGCGAGGAGCAGAAGGACTTCGTGAGCATGGTCTCGCACGAATTCCGCACGCCGCTGGCCATCATCAACACCTCGATCCAGCAGCTGGCGGCCAACCTGGACGCACCGGCCGAAAAATCCCTGCAGCGCGCGCAGAACATCCGCAACGCCATCCAGCGCATGGACCTGCTGCTGGACGACTACCTCTCGCTGGACCGGCTGGACAGCGCGCAGCAGGCGCTGCAGCTGCGGACCTGCGACTTCTACGAGGTCATCGAGGACGCCGCCTCCGACTGGCCGCTGGGCCGCGTGCGGATCCTCCTGGACCGGCTGCCCCCGCATTTTGTCTGCGACCCCGACCTGATGCGCATCGTGCTGCGCAATCTGCTGGCCAACGCGGTGCGGCATTCCCCTGCCAGCTCGGTCATCGAGCTTGACGTCGCAGGCCAGGACGACGGCAGCTTGCGCATCCGGGTGCAGGACCAGGGCGAGGGCATCCCGGCCGAGGAACTGCCGCGCCTGTTCCAGCGCTACTTCCGGGGACGCGCCAGCCAGGGCAAACCGGGCGCCGGCCTGGGCCTGCACCTGGTGCAGCGCATCGTGCAGCTGCACGGCGGCGCCATCACGGTGCAGAGCACCGTGGGTCAGGGCACGAGCTTCGTGATCACGCTGCCGGCGGGCCAGTTGCCGAACGGCTGA
- a CDS encoding metalloregulator ArsR/SmtB family transcription factor has translation MKKRELKDLLYEQVARIGKAVSSPKRLELLELLAQGEKTVEVLATELSIDVKLASAHLKALKAARLVEHRREGKYMVYRLSGEDVAQLWVTLRLVAEEHLVELQLALQKMVAQPDKLAQMGRADLLAQAKRGEVIVIDVRPQEEYDVAHLPHARSMPVAEIERRLAELPKGREIVAYCRGPFCLLSDEAQKLLAGKGYRVRKILDGVAEWQAAGLPLERG, from the coding sequence ATGAAAAAACGCGAACTCAAGGATCTGCTCTACGAACAGGTGGCCCGCATCGGCAAGGCGGTGTCCAGCCCCAAGCGGCTGGAGCTGCTGGAGTTGCTGGCCCAGGGCGAGAAGACGGTGGAGGTGCTGGCGACCGAGTTGAGCATCGACGTCAAGCTGGCCAGCGCCCACCTGAAGGCCTTGAAGGCCGCGCGCCTGGTGGAGCACCGGCGCGAAGGCAAGTACATGGTCTACCGCCTGAGCGGCGAAGACGTGGCCCAGCTCTGGGTGACGCTGCGCCTGGTGGCGGAAGAACACTTGGTGGAGTTGCAGCTGGCGCTGCAGAAGATGGTGGCCCAGCCCGACAAGCTGGCGCAGATGGGCCGTGCCGATCTGCTGGCCCAGGCCAAACGCGGCGAGGTCATCGTGATCGACGTGCGGCCGCAGGAAGAGTACGACGTGGCGCACCTGCCGCATGCGCGCTCCATGCCGGTGGCCGAGATCGAGCGGCGCCTGGCCGAGCTGCCCAAGGGCCGCGAGATCGTGGCCTATTGCCGCGGGCCCTTCTGCCTGCTGTCGGACGAAGCGCAGAAGCTGCTGGCCGGCAAGGGCTACCGCGTGCGCAAGATTCTGGACGGCGTGGCCGAGTGGCAGGCCGCCGGTTTGCCGCTGGAACGCGGCTGA
- a CDS encoding fasciclin domain-containing protein, which produces MKKLLIASVLGLGALSANAADIVDTAVSAGSFKTLVAAVQAAGLVDTLKGPGPFTVFAPTDEAFAKIPKAQLDALLKDKAALTKVLTYHVVPGKVMAANVKAGKVKTVQGSELTVSTMGGVKVDNANVVKTDIVTDNGVIHVIDSVVLPK; this is translated from the coding sequence ATGAAGAAATTGCTGATTGCCTCTGTGCTGGGCCTGGGCGCGCTGAGCGCCAATGCCGCCGACATCGTCGACACCGCCGTCTCCGCCGGTTCCTTCAAGACCCTGGTGGCCGCCGTTCAGGCTGCCGGCCTGGTCGACACGCTCAAGGGCCCGGGCCCGTTCACGGTCTTCGCCCCCACCGACGAAGCCTTTGCCAAGATCCCCAAGGCCCAGCTCGACGCCCTGCTCAAGGACAAGGCCGCGCTGACCAAGGTGCTGACCTACCACGTGGTGCCGGGCAAGGTGATGGCCGCCAACGTGAAGGCCGGCAAGGTCAAGACGGTGCAGGGCTCCGAACTCACCGTCAGCACCATGGGCGGTGTCAAGGTCGACAACGCCAATGTGGTGAAGACCGACATCGTGACCGACAACGGCGTGATCCATGTGATCGACAGCGTGGTGCTGCCGAAGTAA
- a CDS encoding YeeE/YedE family protein: METGSVNLPLWGGLGLGVLLGVVLQRSSFCARAALADAFEGKDQARLRAFLLAVLVTLLGTQLLAGFGLVDLSGTPYLRAGIPLLGLLVGGVLFGTGMMLAGGCPSRLIVRAAQGQGAALLSWLVFVLAIMASLEGVLAPVREVLSGPAVQLPAASLPVLLGGLPAWLITLLLGSAIVLFLLRAPRQSVWWGWRLPLAGALVGLLVAASWYVSIAGADEFETPVLSSLAFVAPAQDLLRYLAMERLGFPLKFGSASVLGVFIGAFASAVLARQFAWGLPTGAQMLRNLAGAVLMALGGILAMGCTIGQGMAGVATLSVSSLLVVVAMVLGAWLAQRVLLRTVQA, translated from the coding sequence TTGGAAACAGGTTCTGTGAACCTGCCCCTATGGGGCGGGCTGGGGTTGGGCGTGCTGCTCGGCGTCGTTCTTCAGCGCAGCAGCTTCTGCGCGCGCGCCGCGCTGGCCGATGCCTTCGAGGGCAAGGACCAGGCGCGCCTGCGCGCTTTTCTGCTGGCCGTGCTCGTGACCCTGCTGGGCACGCAGCTGTTGGCTGGCTTCGGCCTGGTCGATCTGTCCGGCACGCCTTATCTGCGCGCCGGCATCCCGCTGCTGGGCCTGCTGGTCGGCGGTGTCCTGTTCGGCACCGGCATGATGCTGGCCGGCGGCTGCCCGAGCCGCCTGATCGTGCGCGCCGCGCAGGGGCAGGGCGCGGCCTTGCTGAGCTGGCTGGTCTTCGTGCTGGCCATCATGGCCAGCCTGGAAGGCGTGCTGGCCCCGGTGCGTGAAGTGCTGAGCGGCCCGGCCGTGCAACTGCCGGCCGCGTCGCTGCCGGTTCTGCTGGGTGGTTTGCCGGCCTGGCTGATCACGCTGCTCCTGGGCAGTGCGATCGTGCTGTTTCTGCTGCGCGCACCGCGCCAGTCGGTCTGGTGGGGCTGGCGCCTGCCGCTGGCGGGCGCGCTGGTCGGGTTGCTGGTAGCGGCGAGCTGGTACGTGAGCATTGCCGGTGCCGACGAGTTCGAAACACCGGTGCTCAGTTCCCTGGCCTTCGTGGCGCCGGCGCAGGACCTGCTGCGTTACCTTGCGATGGAGCGCCTGGGTTTCCCGCTGAAGTTCGGTTCGGCCTCGGTGCTGGGTGTTTTCATCGGCGCCTTCGCCAGTGCGGTGCTGGCGCGCCAGTTTGCCTGGGGCCTGCCCACGGGCGCGCAGATGCTGCGCAACCTGGCCGGCGCTGTGCTGATGGCCCTGGGCGGCATCCTGGCCATGGGCTGCACCATCGGCCAGGGCATGGCCGGCGTGGCCACCTTGTCCGTCTCCAGCCTGCTCGTCGTGGTCGCCATGGTGCTGGGCGCCTGGCTGGCCCAGCGTGTGCTGCTGCGCACGGTGCAGGCCTGA
- a CDS encoding MBL fold metallo-hydrolase, with translation MFFKQLATKEASLSYFFGCATVAKAVAVDVVAGDEQWFIDEAKKAGVSITHVIDTHVHADHYSGGRKLAQMLGAPYCLHESDKDFVKFDYMPLRDGQKLDLGNVQVEVLHTPGHTADSVCLLVTDLRRGGAPWFVVTGDTLFVGAVGRPDLAGREREMAGQLYDSLQAKLMGLPADLEIYPGHQAGSACGVGLSGKPSSTIGFEKRWNPALSMSREDFIAELTREIPPRPADMDRMVAANIAA, from the coding sequence ATGTTTTTCAAGCAACTGGCGACCAAGGAAGCGTCGCTGTCCTATTTCTTCGGGTGCGCAACGGTCGCCAAGGCGGTGGCCGTGGACGTCGTGGCGGGTGATGAGCAATGGTTCATCGATGAGGCGAAAAAGGCCGGGGTGTCGATCACGCACGTGATCGACACCCACGTCCACGCCGACCACTACTCCGGCGGGCGCAAGCTGGCCCAGATGCTGGGTGCGCCCTATTGCCTGCACGAGTCTGACAAGGACTTCGTGAAATTCGACTACATGCCGCTGCGCGACGGCCAGAAGCTGGACCTGGGCAATGTGCAGGTGGAAGTGCTGCACACGCCGGGCCACACGGCCGACAGCGTCTGCCTGCTGGTGACCGACCTGCGCCGCGGTGGCGCGCCCTGGTTCGTGGTGACGGGCGACACGCTCTTCGTCGGCGCCGTCGGCCGCCCGGACCTGGCGGGCCGGGAGCGCGAGATGGCGGGCCAGCTCTACGATTCGCTGCAGGCCAAGCTCATGGGCCTGCCGGCCGACCTGGAGATCTATCCCGGCCACCAGGCCGGCAGCGCCTGCGGCGTCGGCCTGTCTGGTAAACCCTCGTCCACCATCGGCTTCGAGAAACGCTGGAACCCGGCGCTGTCCATGAGCCGTGAGGACTTCATTGCCGAACTCACGCGCGAGATCCCGCCGCGCCCGGCCGACATGGACCGCATGGTCGCGGCCAACATCGCGGCCTGA
- a CDS encoding DsrE/DsrF/TusD sulfur relay family protein has protein sequence MASTLFILNEAPYGSERAYNALRLAGTLAGREGQQVRVFLLADAVACARAGQKLPEGYYNVELMLGKVARNGEVGLCGTCMDARGMKDGDLAAGTKRSTLKELADWTVEADKVLVF, from the coding sequence ATGGCATCAACCCTGTTCATCCTCAATGAAGCCCCCTACGGCAGCGAGCGCGCCTACAACGCGCTGCGCCTGGCCGGTACGCTGGCGGGCCGCGAAGGCCAGCAGGTGCGTGTCTTCCTGCTGGCCGATGCCGTGGCCTGCGCTCGCGCCGGGCAGAAGCTGCCCGAGGGTTATTACAACGTGGAGTTGATGCTGGGCAAGGTGGCGCGCAATGGCGAAGTGGGCCTGTGCGGCACCTGCATGGATGCGCGCGGCATGAAAGATGGCGATCTGGCCGCTGGCACGAAACGCTCCACCCTCAAGGAGCTGGCCGACTGGACGGTCGAGGCCGACAAGGTACTGGTTTTCTGA
- a CDS encoding HDOD domain-containing protein, protein MDLQRLLESPGALPSIPRVVALALNELDQEAPDLMRVSALLADEPVMTARLLQVANSARYQLSQRIGSVAQALAVLGLTEVREMLLQAAIASAFRRVGDIDMRQFWRYSLNTARLTRQLAHSRTRLLRHSTASPYTIGLVHALGELVMQLGLPLEMAALNQQCGVFAPERAQAEQARLGYSYAQVGAGFARAWHLPPELTLVVEQHDAPFSRGSSEPLAGMLHMAAWRCRARETGYTESDLAQTYPEVAALALRLQLEEVLSLDPVAWASETDIDAMAAG, encoded by the coding sequence ATGGACCTCCAGCGCCTGCTCGAATCACCCGGGGCCCTGCCCAGCATCCCCCGGGTGGTGGCCCTTGCGCTCAATGAGCTCGACCAGGAAGCCCCGGACCTCATGCGAGTCAGTGCCCTGCTGGCCGATGAACCCGTCATGACGGCCCGCCTGCTGCAGGTGGCCAATTCGGCCCGTTACCAGTTGAGCCAGCGCATCGGCTCCGTAGCCCAGGCGCTGGCCGTGCTGGGCCTGACCGAAGTGCGGGAGATGCTGCTGCAGGCCGCCATCGCCAGCGCGTTTCGCCGGGTGGGGGATATCGACATGCGCCAGTTCTGGCGCTACAGCCTGAACACGGCACGGCTGACACGGCAGCTCGCGCACAGCCGGACACGCCTGCTGCGCCACTCCACCGCATCCCCCTACACCATCGGTCTGGTCCATGCGCTGGGCGAGCTGGTCATGCAGCTCGGCCTGCCGCTGGAGATGGCCGCACTGAACCAGCAATGCGGCGTTTTTGCGCCGGAGCGGGCCCAGGCCGAGCAGGCCCGGCTGGGCTACTCCTATGCCCAGGTCGGCGCCGGCTTCGCACGCGCCTGGCACCTGCCGCCGGAGTTGACCCTGGTGGTGGAGCAGCACGATGCGCCGTTCTCGCGCGGCAGCAGCGAACCGCTGGCGGGCATGCTGCACATGGCCGCCTGGCGCTGCCGGGCCCGCGAGACGGGCTACACCGAAAGCGATCTGGCCCAGACCTATCCCGAAGTCGCTGCGCTGGCCCTGCGCCTGCAGCTCGAAGAGGTGCTGTCCCTGGACCCGGTGGCATGGGCCAGCGAGACCGACATTGACGCCATGGCGGCCGGCTGA
- a CDS encoding rhodanese-like domain-containing protein: MKKLLTISLLALSAGVASLPAHANDKAVIDAMEGYFEFVDYGGATIFPEQIPKDDWKKFFVIDARDKGQFDKGHIPGAVNIEWRQVLAKRNEIPKDKPVLIYCNQGTLSAQAGLALRLAGYENVRILQGGMSEWKAKGGFDAAAKASGAPKH, encoded by the coding sequence ATGAAAAAACTGCTGACCATCTCCCTGCTTGCGCTGTCCGCTGGTGTTGCCAGTCTGCCGGCCCATGCCAACGACAAGGCCGTCATCGACGCCATGGAGGGCTACTTCGAATTCGTCGACTACGGCGGCGCCACCATCTTTCCCGAGCAGATCCCGAAAGACGACTGGAAGAAGTTCTTTGTCATCGACGCGCGCGACAAAGGCCAGTTCGACAAGGGTCACATCCCCGGTGCAGTCAATATCGAGTGGCGCCAGGTGCTGGCCAAGCGCAACGAGATCCCCAAGGACAAGCCGGTGCTGATCTACTGCAACCAGGGCACGCTGTCGGCCCAGGCCGGCCTGGCGCTGCGCCTGGCGGGTTACGAGAACGTGCGCATCCTGCAGGGCGGCATGAGCGAGTGGAAGGCCAAGGGCGGCTTCGATGCGGCGGCTAAGGCCAGCGGCGCGCCGAAACACTGA
- a CDS encoding TetR/AcrR family transcriptional regulator — translation MSPTALKSPPPAAKRSFREQMHLAREDAIVEAVNRLLAEKGFDAMTVDAVAAEVGIAKASLYRHFPSKEDLAAAAMVRVLERALAHIEGLDPTQTPLQRLQAVARWTLQTQLAGAMPTLPSANSSLRAALMSHQGYLDRLMEVSDRLGAWIEAAQADGSLDRGLPSVVVLYTLYARACDPVLGFLKSTGQFDDEQIIDMVLRTCFQGLSAR, via the coding sequence ATGAGCCCCACCGCCCTGAAGTCACCCCCACCCGCAGCCAAGCGCAGCTTTCGCGAGCAGATGCACCTGGCGCGCGAAGACGCCATCGTCGAGGCGGTCAATCGCCTGCTCGCGGAAAAGGGGTTCGACGCCATGACGGTGGATGCGGTTGCGGCCGAGGTCGGCATTGCCAAGGCCAGCCTCTACCGCCACTTCCCCAGCAAGGAGGACCTGGCCGCCGCCGCCATGGTGCGTGTGCTGGAGCGCGCGCTGGCGCATATCGAAGGACTCGATCCCACGCAGACACCGCTGCAGCGTCTGCAGGCGGTGGCGCGCTGGACGCTGCAGACGCAGCTGGCCGGCGCCATGCCCACCCTGCCCAGCGCCAACTCCAGCCTGCGCGCTGCGCTCATGAGCCACCAGGGCTATCTGGACCGCCTGATGGAAGTCAGCGACAGGCTGGGTGCCTGGATCGAGGCGGCCCAGGCCGACGGCAGCCTGGACCGCGGCCTGCCCTCGGTGGTGGTGCTCTACACCCTCTATGCGCGGGCCTGCGACCCGGTGCTGGGTTTCCTCAAGAGCACGGGCCAGTTCGATGACGAGCAGATCATCGACATGGTGCTGCGCACCTGCTTCCAGGGCCTGAGCGCACGCTGA